The following are from one region of the Canis lupus familiaris isolate Mischka breed German Shepherd chromosome 30, alternate assembly UU_Cfam_GSD_1.0, whole genome shotgun sequence genome:
- the DUOXA2 gene encoding dual oxidase maturation factor 2 isoform X2 — protein sequence MTLWNGELSFYPQPRHAPGFSVPLLIVILVFLALAASFLLILPGIRGHSRWFWLVRVLLSLFIGAEIVAVNFSAQWSVGGINTNTSYKAFSAARVSAHVGLHIGLEGINITLTGTPVHQLNETIDYNEHFKWRLGENYAAEYWDALEKGLPDPVLYLAEKFTPSSPCGLYRQYRLAGHFASAALCVPLCPLRLGSSTLTTHYGAAFWVTLATGILCLLLGVAVVSLHYSRPSALRTFLDQSVKNYGSQVKGSLPLILNNPLHKQFGALDLTTSTNL from the exons ATGACTCTGTGGAATGGCGAGCTGTCTTTCTACCCCCAACCCCGGCATGCCCCTGGCTTCAGCGTCCCATTGCTCATCGTCATTCTGGTGTTCTTGGCCTTGGCTGCCAGCTTCCTGCTCATCTTGCCTGGGATCCGTGGTCACTCG CGCTGGTTCTGGCTGGTGAGAGTTCTTCTCAGTCTGTTCATAGGCGCAGAAATTGTGG ccgTGAACTTCAGCGCACAGTGGTCAGTGGGAGGGATTAACACCAACACATCCTACAAGGCATTCAGTGCAGCACGAGTCAGCGCTCACGTTGGTCTGCACATCGGCCTGGAGGGGATTAATATCACACTCACAG GGACCCCAGTGCATCAGCTGAACGAGACCATCGACTACAACGAGCACTTCAAGTGGCGTCTGGGTGAGAACTACGCCGCGGAGTACTGGGACGCCCTGGAGAAGGGGCTGCCCGATCCAGTTCTCTACCTGGCCGAGAAGTTCACCCCGAGCAGCCCCTGCGGGCTGTACCGCCAGTACCGCCTGGCGGGCCACTTCGCCTCCGCCGCGCTGTG CGTGCCGCTCTGCCCGCTCCGCCTCGGCTCCTCCACGCTCACCACTCACTACGGTGCCGCCTTCTGGGTCACCCTGGCCACGG GCATCCTGTGCCTCCTCCTCGGAGTGGCCGTGGTGAGTCTCCACTACTCTCGGCCCAGCGCTCTTCGCACCTTCTTGGACCAAAGTGTCAAGAACTATGGTAGCCAGGTGAAAGGGAGCTTGCCTCTCATCCTCAACAACCCACTACATAAGCAATTTGGAGCCCTGGACTTAACGACCAGTACTAACCTTTGA
- the DUOXA2 gene encoding dual oxidase maturation factor 2 isoform X1 translates to MTLWNGELSFYPQPRHAPGFSVPLLIVILVFLALAASFLLILPGIRGHSRWFWLVRVLLSLFIGAEIVAVNFSAQWSVGGINTNTSYKAFSAARVSAHVGLHIGLEGINITLTGTPVHQLNETIDYNEHFKWRLGENYAAEYWDALEKGLPDPVLYLAEKFTPSSPCGLYRQYRLAGHFASAALWVAFCFWLLSNALLSMPVPLHGGLALLTAGAFALFSTFAFASISSVPLCPLRLGSSTLTTHYGAAFWVTLATGILCLLLGVAVVSLHYSRPSALRTFLDQSVKNYGSQVKGSLPLILNNPLHKQFGALDLTTSTNL, encoded by the exons ATGACTCTGTGGAATGGCGAGCTGTCTTTCTACCCCCAACCCCGGCATGCCCCTGGCTTCAGCGTCCCATTGCTCATCGTCATTCTGGTGTTCTTGGCCTTGGCTGCCAGCTTCCTGCTCATCTTGCCTGGGATCCGTGGTCACTCG CGCTGGTTCTGGCTGGTGAGAGTTCTTCTCAGTCTGTTCATAGGCGCAGAAATTGTGG ccgTGAACTTCAGCGCACAGTGGTCAGTGGGAGGGATTAACACCAACACATCCTACAAGGCATTCAGTGCAGCACGAGTCAGCGCTCACGTTGGTCTGCACATCGGCCTGGAGGGGATTAATATCACACTCACAG GGACCCCAGTGCATCAGCTGAACGAGACCATCGACTACAACGAGCACTTCAAGTGGCGTCTGGGTGAGAACTACGCCGCGGAGTACTGGGACGCCCTGGAGAAGGGGCTGCCCGATCCAGTTCTCTACCTGGCCGAGAAGTTCACCCCGAGCAGCCCCTGCGGGCTGTACCGCCAGTACCGCCTGGCGGGCCACTTCGCCTCCGCCGCGCTGTG GGTGGCGTTCTGCTTCTGGCTCCTCTCCAACGCGCTGCTCTCCATGCCCGTCCCGCTCCACGGGGGCCTGGCGCTCCTGACCGCCGGCGCCTTCGCGCTCTTCTCTACCTTCGCCTTCGCCTCCATCTCCAGCGTGCCGCTCTGCCCGCTCCGCCTCGGCTCCTCCACGCTCACCACTCACTACGGTGCCGCCTTCTGGGTCACCCTGGCCACGG GCATCCTGTGCCTCCTCCTCGGAGTGGCCGTGGTGAGTCTCCACTACTCTCGGCCCAGCGCTCTTCGCACCTTCTTGGACCAAAGTGTCAAGAACTATGGTAGCCAGGTGAAAGGGAGCTTGCCTCTCATCCTCAACAACCCACTACATAAGCAATTTGGAGCCCTGGACTTAACGACCAGTACTAACCTTTGA
- the DUOXA1 gene encoding dual oxidase maturation factor 1, with the protein MATLGHTFPFYTGHKPIFPMDTTLAVIIAIFLTALVTFIIILPGIRGKMRLFWLLRVVTSLFIGAVILAVNFSSEWFVGQVSTNTSYKAFSSEWIRADVGLQVGLGGVNITLTGTPVQQLNETINYNEEFTWRLGENYAEEYAKGLEKGLPDPVLYLAEKFTPNSPCGLHGQYRLAGHYTSAMLWVAFLCWLLANVMLSMPVLVYGGHMLLATGIFQMLGLLFFSTATSLTPSCPLRLGTASLHTHHGPAFWITLTTGLLCVLLGLAMAVAHRIHPQRLKAFFNQSTGEDPALEWNPEEGGLLSPRYRSTAESPEPQDIPLSEASSEACCKEKHPTEPDCAL; encoded by the exons ATGGCTACTCTGGGACACACTTTCCCCTTCTATACTGGTCACAAGCCAATCTTCCCAATGGACACCACCTTGGCCGTCATCATTGCCATCTTTCTGACTGCACTGGTCACCTTCATCATCATCCTGCCTGGCATTCGAGGCAAGATG AGGCTGTTCTGGCTGCTGCGGGTGGTGACCAGCTTATTCATCGGGGCTGTGATCCTGG CTGTGAATTTCAGTTCGGAGTGGTTCGTGGGCCAGGTCAGCACCAACACATCATACAAAGCCTTCAGTTCTGAATGGATCCGCGCAGATGTTGGGCTCCAGGTTGGTCTGGGAGGAGTCAACATTACACTCACAG GAACCCCAGTGCAGCAGCTGAATGAGACCATCAATTACAACGAGGAGTTCACCTGGCGCCTGGGTGAAAACTATGCTGAGGAGTATGCAAAGGGACTGGAGAAGGGGCTACCAGACCCTGTGCTCTACCTCGCTGAGAAGTTCACCCCCAACAGCCCGTGTGGTCTGCATGGCCAGTACCGCCTGGCAGGACACTACACCTCAGCCATGCTCTG GGTGGCATTCCTCTGCTGGCTGCTGGCCAATGTGATGCTGTCCATGCCTGTGCTGGTCTACGGTGGCCACATGCTGCTGGCCACAGGCATCTTCCAGATGCTGGGACTGCTCTTCTTTTCCACCGCCACATCACTCACACCATCCTGTCCCCTGCGCCTGGGCACTGCTTCGCTGCACACTCACCATGGGCCTGCCTTCTGGATCACACTGACCACAG GACTACTTTGTGTGCTGCTTGGCCTGGCCATGGCAGTGGCCCACAGGATACATCCCCAAAGGCTGAAGGCTTTCTTCAACCAGAGTACGGGGGAGGATCCTGCACTGGAGTGGAATCCCGAGGAAGGGGGACTCCTGAGCCCCCGATACCGGTCCACAGCTGAGAGTCCTGAGCCCCAGGACATTCCTCTGTCAGAGGCTTCCTCTGAGGCATGCTGTAAGGAGAAGCATCCCACAGAGCCTGACTGTGCCCTATAA